One segment of Anguilla anguilla isolate fAngAng1 chromosome 1, fAngAng1.pri, whole genome shotgun sequence DNA contains the following:
- the nr2f5 gene encoding nuclear receptor subfamily 2 group F member 5 produces MAMVVNQWQESISADPGSQLQICNQEPGGTPGTPSGSTPGNDALSGDKIPNVDCMVCGDKSSGKHYGQFTCEGCKSFFKRSVRRNLSYTCRGNRDCPIDQHHRNQCQYCRLKKCLKVGMRREAVQRGRMSNSQSSPGQYLTNGSEVYNGQPYLSGFISLLLRAEPYPTSRYGAQCMQSNNLMGIENICELAARLLFSAVEWAKNIPFFPDLQLMDQVALLRMSWSELFVLNAAQCSMPLHVAPLLAAAGLHASPMSAERVVAFMDHIRVFQEQVEKLKALQVDTAEYSCLKSIVLFTSDAMGLSDVAHVESIQEKSQCALEEYVRNQYPGQPNRFGRLLLRLPSLRIVSSPVIEQLFFVRLVGKTPIETLLRDMLLSGSSYNWPYMPVQRERPLALHYNENGP; encoded by the exons ATGGCAATGGTAGTAAACCAGTGGCAGGAGAGCATTTCAGCAGATCCAGGGTCCCAGCTCCAGATTTGCAACCAGGAGCCAGGCGGGACACCGGGGACACCCTCCGGATCCACACCAGGGAATGATGCCCTTTCCGGTGACAAAATACCCAACGTGGACTGCATGGTGTGCGGGGATAAATCAAGCGGCAAACATTACGGCCAATTTACCTGCGAAGGCTGCAAGAGTTTTTTCAAGCGTTCAGTACGTCGGAACCTGAGTTACACTTGCAGGGGAAATCGAGACTGCCCCATCGACCAGCACCATCGGAATCAATGCCAGTATTGCCGCTTAAAGAAGTGCCTAAAAGTCGGAatgaggagagagg CTGTGCAGCGTGGACGCATGTCCAACTCCCAGTCCAGCCCGGGACAGTACCTGACCAATGGCAGCGAGGTCTACAACGGGCAGCCCTACCTGTCGGGCTTCATCTCCCTGCTACTGCGGGCAGAGCCATACCCGACTTCTCGCTATGGAGCCCAGTGCATGCAGTCTAACAACCTGATGGGCATCGAGAACATCTGTGAGCTGGCCGCCCGCCTGCTCTTCAGCGCCGTGGAGTGGGCCAAGAACATCCCCTTCTTCCCCGATTTGCAGCTCATGGACCAG GTGGCGCTGTTGCGCATGTCGTGGAGCGAGCTGTTTGTTCTGAATGCCGCCCAGTGCTCTATGCCCCTGCACGTGGCTCCCCTGCTGGCCGCCGCCGGCCTGCACGCCTCGCCCATGTCCGCCGAGCGAGTGGTGGCCTTCATGGACCACATCCGCGTCTTCcaggagcaggtggagaagcTGAAGGCCCTGCAGGTGGACACGGCCGAGTACTCCTGCCTCAAGTCCATCGTGCTCTTCACCTCCG ATGCCATGGGCCTGTCAGATGTGGCCCACGTGGAGAGCATCCAGGAGAAGTCCCAGTGTGCCCTGGAAGAGTACGTGCGCAACCAGTACCCCGGCCAGCCCAACCGCTTTGGCCGGCTGCTGCTTCGGCTGCCCTCCCTGCGCATCGTCTCCTCGCCCGTCATCGAGCAGCTCTTCTTCGTTCGGCTGGTGGGGAAGACGCCCATCGAGACCCTGCTGCGTGACATGCTGCTCTCCGGCTCCAGCTACAACTGGCCCTACATGCCTGTCCAGAGGGAGCGGCCGCTTGCCCTCCACTACAACGAGAACGGGCCCTGA
- the LOC118236197 gene encoding uncharacterized protein LOC118236197 isoform X2, with protein sequence MLNHSRDEDDARAIEDAIRAAIKVVLNVSWTISNKKMQEFQRMVAERDILKIRMENAERELVTLRHFKYSVEQCDDDGADTDGTHGRDACLSTEENETQRACVVPFLHYEEKVVLSECTRKREIMSPYEGTYSEAHPQEREATACIWESPAMTDLNDKVTSERTTSPITSGAQSGGQPECGRTLTIAKVKEEPPDFESIYFKWEMSEESVRRVECESYPGPPPFAPFSQFRMGDSLPAGTQIFSFGLSEQPGERVATSSSCLRKRISSRERQQKYRERIRADPEKERAFREKDRNRHRNRRKAICDLPEHSQKLRRVAWREASRRHRARMKNSASR encoded by the exons ATGCTTAATCATTCAAGAG atgaggacGACGCTCGTGCAATCGAAGACGCCATCAGAGCAGCAATAAAGGTAGTCCTTAATGTTTCCTGGACAATAAGCAACAAAAAGATGCAAGAATTCCAAAGGATGGTGGCCGAAAGGGACATTCTGAAAATCCGAATGGAAAATGCTGAAAGAGAACTCGTAACGTTGCGTCATTTCAAGTACTCAGTGGAGCAGTGTGACGACGATGGAGCAGACACAGATGGCACCCATGGGCGGGATGCCTGCCTTTCGACTGAGGAGAACGAAACGCAGCGTGCTTGTGTGGTGCCATTTCTGCATTATGAAGAGAAAGTGGTGCTGAGTGAATGCACACGGAAGAGAGAGATTATGA GTCCATATGAGGGGACATACTCAGAGGCACATCCTCAGGAGAGGGAGGCTACTGCATGCATTTGGGAGAGCCCTGCAATGACGGACTTAAATGACAAGGTAACCAGTGAGAGGACCACAAGCCCCATCACATCAGGGGCCCAGTCAGGTGGGCAGCCAGAGTGTGGCAGGACATTGACTATCGCCAAGGTGAAAGAGGAGCCTCCCGACTTTGAGAGCATTTACTTCAAGTGGGAGATGTCTGAGGAGAGTGTCAGAAGGGTGGAGTGTGAATCTTACCCAGGACCTCCTCCATTTGCTCCCTTCTCCCAATTCAGAATGGGGGATTCTTTGCCTGCGGGAACCCAGATCTTCAGCTTCGGACTCTCTGAGCAGCCAGGAGAAAGAGTGGCAACCTCATCGTCTTGTCTGAGaa AGCGAATCTCtagcagagagaggcagcagaAGTACAGAGAGAGGATCCGAGCTGACCCAGAAAAAGAGCGTGCCTTCAGGGAGAAGGACAGAAACAG GCACCGTAACAGGAGAAAGGCGATCTGTGACTTGCCGGAACACAGCCAGAAACTCAGGAGGGTGGCCTGGAGGGAGGCGTCCAGACGCCACCGCGCCCGGATGAAAAATTCTGCGTCCAGATGA
- the LOC118236197 gene encoding uncharacterized protein LOC118236197 isoform X1, with translation MNTLQNNPVCSFFLNEDDARAIEDAIRAAIKVVLNVSWTISNKKMQEFQRMVAERDILKIRMENAERELVTLRHFKYSVEQCDDDGADTDGTHGRDACLSTEENETQRACVVPFLHYEEKVVLSECTRKREIMSPYEGTYSEAHPQEREATACIWESPAMTDLNDKVTSERTTSPITSGAQSGGQPECGRTLTIAKVKEEPPDFESIYFKWEMSEESVRRVECESYPGPPPFAPFSQFRMGDSLPAGTQIFSFGLSEQPGERVATSSSCLRKRISSRERQQKYRERIRADPEKERAFREKDRNRHRNRRKAICDLPEHSQKLRRVAWREASRRHRARMKNSASR, from the exons atgaatacacTCCAGAATAACCcagtatgttctttttttttaaatgaggacGACGCTCGTGCAATCGAAGACGCCATCAGAGCAGCAATAAAGGTAGTCCTTAATGTTTCCTGGACAATAAGCAACAAAAAGATGCAAGAATTCCAAAGGATGGTGGCCGAAAGGGACATTCTGAAAATCCGAATGGAAAATGCTGAAAGAGAACTCGTAACGTTGCGTCATTTCAAGTACTCAGTGGAGCAGTGTGACGACGATGGAGCAGACACAGATGGCACCCATGGGCGGGATGCCTGCCTTTCGACTGAGGAGAACGAAACGCAGCGTGCTTGTGTGGTGCCATTTCTGCATTATGAAGAGAAAGTGGTGCTGAGTGAATGCACACGGAAGAGAGAGATTATGA GTCCATATGAGGGGACATACTCAGAGGCACATCCTCAGGAGAGGGAGGCTACTGCATGCATTTGGGAGAGCCCTGCAATGACGGACTTAAATGACAAGGTAACCAGTGAGAGGACCACAAGCCCCATCACATCAGGGGCCCAGTCAGGTGGGCAGCCAGAGTGTGGCAGGACATTGACTATCGCCAAGGTGAAAGAGGAGCCTCCCGACTTTGAGAGCATTTACTTCAAGTGGGAGATGTCTGAGGAGAGTGTCAGAAGGGTGGAGTGTGAATCTTACCCAGGACCTCCTCCATTTGCTCCCTTCTCCCAATTCAGAATGGGGGATTCTTTGCCTGCGGGAACCCAGATCTTCAGCTTCGGACTCTCTGAGCAGCCAGGAGAAAGAGTGGCAACCTCATCGTCTTGTCTGAGaa AGCGAATCTCtagcagagagaggcagcagaAGTACAGAGAGAGGATCCGAGCTGACCCAGAAAAAGAGCGTGCCTTCAGGGAGAAGGACAGAAACAG GCACCGTAACAGGAGAAAGGCGATCTGTGACTTGCCGGAACACAGCCAGAAACTCAGGAGGGTGGCCTGGAGGGAGGCGTCCAGACGCCACCGCGCCCGGATGAAAAATTCTGCGTCCAGATGA